TAATCTGACAAGCCTATGGGTTCTTCCTGGCGACGGTTCATGGCCTATGTTTTACGGGCCCGGTCTGAAGACTTCACTACCCCAGAGGTCTGGGCCTTTTACGCCTTGCTGGCACTCACCGGGCTCATGCTGGTGTTGGTTTTCTGACTAGCCGTTTAATATTAGCTGAGCTAAAGAATGGACACATATAAAACGCAAAAGGGTCCTGCCGTTTATAGGCAGGACCCTTTTGTGTTAGTGGTAGGCTATGCTACTTAGATGGAGTCCGTGACTACCAGCAAGGCATAGATGATACCCGGTATTACAAACAGCAGCGTTAAGAGCACGCTTACCCAAAACCTGGTATTTAGTTCGCCCTCATGCAAGAACACGCCTAGCGGCGGAATCAAAATGGCGAAGATGATTTCTATAATGTTGGTGGCTTGTCCCGCACGCAGTGCCGTTTTTACCTCTTTTTCCAAATTCGCCTTTTCAACCTTGGTCATGCTCGCCACGCGGTCTTTCACCAGGGCAACGGCCTCTGCTTTGGAAAGCTCTTCGGCTTTCACCGTAGCGCCAGTCTGAGCGGGTGCCGAAACGGCAGGTTTGGCAAAATGCTTTTTCTCCAACAACACTGGCGTAGGGGCTGCGGCAGATGCTTCTAAGACCGGTTCTGCTTGCACTTCTGGTGCAGGGGTAGCTGCTACTTGCTCAGGGGCAGGAGCCTCGGGAGCCGGCTTGGTTGCTGCCTTGGAGTAGGCATCTCCCTTCATGGGGGCAAATTTGTAGTATTCAGCTGAACTACAAGAAAATAGCATCTGACCAACGACCAGAATCCAGACAAAGTGGAGTAGTTTTTTAATGTTCATAGTGTTTAAGTAAAGCGTGAAAGAATGAGATGTTGGAATAAGCAGTTCCCTCAATGCCTTCAAGGCGATGAGTACCATATATTTCTTATCATTCTTCTACTTGTTTTCCCTGCTTTTGTTCATCTATGAGCAGAAATATAACCTAAACCAGACAATGCCCTTGGTAGGAACCGTCTCAACTACCAGCTATTCTGATTATTCTGGAAGACTACCGGCTTGGAAAAAGGAATTAGAAAGTAGATTTGTACTCAAACTTTGCTCCTTTTGCAACTTGAACAGCGGTGTCTGGAGAACGATAAAACTGCCGTATTCAAAGGTCATTGAGCAATATTCTGCTTAGAATTACGCTAAAGAAGAGATTCTCCTCTTTTCTTATAAATAAAGGCGGGCACCAGTTTCTATTACCTCCATGTCAGAAATCAAAGATATTTGCCGGCAGTTGTATTCCATCAGGGAGAAGCTTACTGCGGCGCTCACGGAACCACCGTACACCGCCGGCTATGTGCAGCAACTCATTCATCTGGCCATAGAAATTGTGGAGCAGTCGTCTCTTTCTACCCAAATACCGGCTCACGTGGCAGAGAATGCGCGGTTGGGGCTACAGAAGGCCCAAATATTGGCAGACCGCCATGATACCATGAACCACCACCACACCGGGCTTTATGACATCTCTGATGTGCTGCAACCCGCATTGGGCGCTTTAGACCAGTTTTTGGTAACGTGCCAGAATCTCCTGGAAAATGAGTAAGCATCCTACGCTTCAAAGATTTCTTCTTCCTGTTTTGCTAAGATGGCAGCAGTAGGTTTAAAGGATGAACTGGATTGGATTTAATACCGAGGTTTTAGCTGCACGGCTTCCAGCACCATTTCCCAGTAATCCAGAAAACCCGCCTCTAGCCGTACAATCATTTCGCAGCGCAGGCTTTCCTTGATTTCCTCTATATCCTCTGAGCTGTAATGGTCCATCTCTTCAAAGAAGATGCCGTACAGAAACTCAAGCTCTGAAGGAGAAACACCCTGCAGCAGAAAATATACTAGCTCGTCTTTAGAAAATGTGGTGGCTCTATTTTTCATACCTTTCCTTTCCTGCCCTTCCATTTTAATACGCACCTCCCTTTCTAAGTACTTATACTATCTCTAGAATATTTTCTCCTATCCTGGCGTTGGCATATATATGACTTAGGGGTACCAAGGCAATCCGGAGCCGTCATCAAACATCAACAAACCGGCTCCCATTTGCTTTTCTGCAGGCGCTTTCGTATTCTTTCTTACATTTACCTAAACAAACAACCATGGCAAAAGGAAAATCACCGGTCAAAGACACCAGCAAGAAAACGGCCACCAAGACCTTAAAAGAAAAGAGGGCCGAAAAACAACAAAAACGCGACTCTAAACGCGACTAATAACCCCAACGGCGAGAAGTCGTTTTTGGGCTGTTTCCTGGAAAACAGCCCAAAAACGACTTCATGTTTTAATACCCAGGCTAATGTCACTTACGCTTGAAAGTCCCGTCTTTCAATAATCTGAGCAGCACGCCGTTGGTCCACCCGAACCCGTCCTGGTTGGGGTACTCGCCACCACCACCTTCCTGCCCGGCCTTTTCTACGTTGTATTTCTCCGTCAGCTTACCGGTCTCCTTGAATACGGCCAGGTTCTGGTGCACCCAGCGAGCTGTTATGGTGTCTGCCAACTCATTCTTCCGGTAGGCTCTCAATCCTTGTATGCTTATCCATTGCAGCGGGGCCCAGCCGTTGGGCGCATCCCATTGCTGTCCGGTGTGCACAAGGGTGGTGCGCAAACCGCCGGTCTGCAGAAAATCTCGCGCTAGCTTCTGGGCCACGCCCGCGGCCTGCTCTTTGGTGGCCATGCAAAAATATAACGGGAATGCCGCTGCCAGCGTGGCCGCGGTGCTTTGCCTGTTTTTAACCCAGTTGTAATCATAGAAAAACTTCTCCTGGGCATTCCAGCAATACTGGAGCAAGGCCTGCTTTCTGTTCTTGGCTTTCTGCATAAAGGCGCGGGCCTCTGCTTTGTCTCCGTTGAGTTGGGCCATCTCTGCCAGAGTCATTTCCAGGTGGTAGAGCAGGGCGTTTAAATCAAGGGGTATAAAGTCAGTGGTTTCAATGGTCTCCAAGCCCTGCCCGTCACCAAACCATCGGCTGCTGAAATCCCAACCAGACTCTGCGGCGGCTCGCAGGTGCCGGTACACTTGCTGGGGATTTCGATCGGAGGCTTTGGCAACGGCTACGTCTTCTTTGTAGGCTTCGGGGCGGGGGCTGGGGTCGTCATCCCAGTACCGGTTCAGGAGGACGCCGTTGGGCATTCTCACCACGCGCCTGGCCGCAGGATTCTGTGCGGAGAGTTCCTGGCTCCCCGCCATCCAGAAATCATATTCTTTTTGGAGGGCGGGTGCGTACTGTTTCAATATACTTTTACCTTTCTCCTGGGCCAATACGCGCAGCATGAGGGCGTAAAAAGGCGGCTGCGAACGGCTCAGGTAATAGCTTCGGTTGCCGTTTGGGATATGGCCAGTGGTTTGGATGAGGTGCGTGAAGTTGTCTACCATGTTCTGGATTAGCTCTGTTTGGCCGCTCACCTGCAGCCCCAGCATGGTAAAGTAACTGTCCCAGTAATAGATTTCCCTGAATCTGCCGCCCGGTACCACATAGGCATGGGGCAGAGGCAACAGCGAGCTTTGCTCCGGCACGGGCCTCCGTGTAAGCACCGGCCACAGTGCCTGAATATGTTCTTCTACGGATGCTTTGGGGTCAGACTTGAAATGCGTGGTTGGTTCTGTCGGCAGCTTAAAATACTGCATCACAAAGCGTTTCAAATCAAAGCCTGGAAGAGACTTTTCACGCTGGTACGCCTGCGCAATCTGGGTGGGCGGCGCCAGGGGAATACAGTCAGGAAACGTCTTGGAGTCTGGGAAAAGGCCACTCAGCTGCACGTCTTCAAACAAAGGGCCAAGATCCTGGTAGGGCTTGTATTGCCCAAACACAAGGCCCTGCGCCCCAACAAAGAACAGCCAGAACAGCAGAACGGCAAAGTTTCCCTTAAGGCGTTTATGGGTAAAATGAGACATACGCTTTTTACCGGTTCTACGCAGACATGCCCATAAGGATAAACAAGAAGCTTGTATCCCTTACCCGGTTTTACTCATGCAACAGCCTGTCAATGTCCTGGATTTTGCCAAACACCACCAGTATGTCTCCGGCCTCAAAAATGGTATTTCCTGTTACCACTCCCATCACCTTGGGCTTGAGGTGCGACCTCCCAAACATGTTACGCGTCTCCTGGTTGCGTAGAATGGTGAGCACGTTTACCTGGTACCGGGCCCTGAAGTCAGTTTCGGCGATGGTCATGCCCGCATATTTTTCTGGCACTGTGGCTTCAATGATGTTATAGTCTTCGCTCAGGTCAAAGGAATCAATCACGCCGCGCATTTCCAGCTTCTTGGCCAGACGCTCGGCGCTTTCCTGCTCTGGCCGAATGATCTGGTCAACGCCAATGGCCTCCAGCACGGTCTGGTGCAAGGGAGAGATGGCCCGGCTCATGAGGCGCTTCACGCCCAGCTGTTTAAAGATGGCCGTAGCCATGACAGAAGCCCCAAAGTCTTCGCCTATACCCACCAGTACCACGTCTGTGTCTGCCACGGGCAGGGTAGAAATGGCCTGGGCGTCACTAGCATCCAGGGCCACGGTGTGGGTCACCCGGTCTTTGTACATTTCCACCTTTGCCAGGTCCTTATCCACGGCAATGACCTCATGCCCCATGTCTGTCAGTTTCATGGAAAGCGATGACCCAAAATATCCTAAGCCAATTACAATGTACCGCATACTGATTTTTACGTGATGATGATGGTTTCTTTAGGGTAACGGTAGCGCAATGTTTTCACTTTCTGCAACAGCCCCACCAAAAGCGTGAGCGTGCCAACCCGACCTAGAAACATAGCACAAATGATGACCACCTTGCTGGGCACGCTCAGCAAAGAGGTAATGCCCACGGTGAGGCCCACGGTGGCAAACGCAGAAAAGCTCTCAAACGCCACAGCGGTCAACTCCAACTGCGGGTCAAAGAGCGTCACCAGGAACACGGCCAGGCCGATGACCAACAAAGACAGCAGAATGACGGCAAACGCCTTGTGAATAGATTCCTGGGGAAGCTCCCGCCTAAACACCTCCACCCGATCCTTGCCCTTGGCCAGACTAATGATGTTGAGAATGGCAATGGCAAACGTTGAAGTCTTGATACCACCCCCCACTGAGGCCGGTGAAGCCCCGATCCACATCAGGAGCAGGTACAATAAAATGGTGGGCGCGCTCAGGGCCGCCAAATTGACAGTATTGAAACCCGCCGTTCTAGGCGTAACCGCACCAAAGAAAGCGCCTACCACCTTCCCGTAGAGGGAATGCTCTGCCAGCGTGTTTTCTTTTTCCAGCAGAAAGTAAAGCACCGTTCCCACCACCAACAAAACCGCAGTGGTAATGAGCACCAACAAAGTATTTATGTTCAGCAGACGGGCTTTGTGATCCAGCTTTTTCTTGAACAAAACCCTGCTATAAATTCTATTGAGGTGGTACCTAAGGTACCTAAAGGTATTGAACACAATGGGAAAGCCTAGACCGCCAAAGATGATAAGCAAGGCGATGACCAATTGCAAAGAGTAATTCTGCCGGATGATAGGATCATACAATCCAAGGCTCAGAGTAGAAAACCCTGCGTTGCAAAAGGCAGAAATGGCATGGAAGATAGAAAATGAAACCTTCTCCGGAATGGCCGTGGCCGGCAGATCCTGTAAACAGAGAAATACCAAAAACGCCCCTATGGCTTCTACCACCAAGGTAAAAGCGATGATTTTGAAGAGAGTTCTGGTAATCTGGCCCAGGTTGTCCTCACTCAACCAATCCTTCATGAACAGCGCGCTCTTGATAGAAGATCCCTGGAAGAAGATGCCAAAGAAGCTGGCAAAGGTCATGATGCCTAGGCCGCCCACCTGAATGAGCAACAACACAATCGCCTGGCCGGTGGGCGTGAAAACGGTGGCAGGGTCTACGCTCACCAGACCCGTCACGCAAACGGCACTGGTGGCAATGAACAAGGCATCAATGAACGAGATGCTTTGGTACGTAGCTTGTGGCAATAAGAGCAACCCGGTACCCAGGGCAATCAAGAACAAGAAACTCAGTACAAAAAGTTGGGCTGGATTGAGGGCAGACCTGTAAAAGAGCAGCGTCTTTTTGGATAGCTCTACTAAGAAAACGTAGAAGATGATAAGGTAGACCAGGTGGTCACTGTCAAAGAAGTGTAGCAGGCTGTGGGTTCTGGTAAGGCTGTTGTCCAGAAAGAACCGCACCACCAGGGCCAGCACCATGAACGCTAAAAGTATTCCCTCAAAGATCAGGGAAGGCCTTCTTACCCCTTTCTTCAGAAGTAAGAACATCCGCAGGATAAGGCTGACAAGCACCACCAGGAAAAACCCGTGGTAGAAATTGTGCAGCAAGACTTCTTCGCCAGCCGCCAGTTCTCTAAACCCAACTTCATATAAGAACACTAGCAGTCCCAGCACACTCATGTAAAGAAGAAACCGGTCTATGGCCTCTGCCAACCAGGGCAATTGTTGCAGCGTGACAATCAGGGAACTGTGAACCTTCTTTTTTGGGGGCATGCCTACTCAGTATGGTGTGGGTGTATCTGGTGAAATCCAGAAGCGCCGAATGTCTCTACGAATGTTGCAAGATAACGGAACATTTTCCTTAGTGCATAGTAAGAAAGGCCATACCTTACCTAACACGAGAAACTACCATGGATACCTATAACCTGAAACCAGAGAACATGCGCGCCCCGGAGCACTTGAACCAGGAAGAAGCAAAAAAGAGTTTGGAGGAGCTGGACGCCAAGATAAAAGTGCTGAAAGGCCGGGCCAACGCCACCACCGCCGACGCCAACCACACTTACCATGAGCACATTGCAGCCCTGGAGGCCAAGCGCGGCCTTATTGCCCAGAAACTGGAAGGCAGCAATCACACCACCACAGACAGCACCTGGCAAGAAATCAAAAACGGCCTGGAAGACCTCAGCGACAGCATCAAGAAACTGTTTTAAGTTATTTCTCTATTCTTCCGTTTTTGGGCTGTTTTCTGGAAAACAGCCCAAAAACGGCTTACTCTGGTGCGTAGACTTCAGAGATGATGTGCAGGATTTCGGTGGTGAGGGGTTTGGAGAAGAAATCGCGCACCTCAGACAGGCTGCGGGCGTACGTAATGTCTTTTTTATCTACCGCAGAGGAAAGCACAAACAGGTTGCATTTGTCTGTGAGTTCTTTGGGTAGTTTGCGGTACTCCTCTATAAATTCCCAGCCGTCCATGCCGGGCATGTTGATGTCCAGGAAGATGATCTCCGGAAACTTCTCCGGGCTCTCCTGCACAATCTTGGCTAGTGCCTTCAAGGCCTCCTCGGCCCACAGGAAGCTAAATACCTCGTCGGCAAACTTATGGTTCCTGATGACGCTTTCACATAAAAAGTTGTGAATCTCATCGTCATCAATTAGAAATACCCGATGATAGTTGTTCATTTCTTGGGTGTGCTTGAAAATACACTTTAAAAGTTGATCCCTGGTCTACGGTGCTGTCCACGTCAATCCAGCCGCCAATAGATTCTACCTGCGTCTTGCTCATGTGCAGCCCCAGTCCTTTGCCTTCAATGTGCGGGTGAAACCGCCGGTACAGGCCGAAAACCTTGTGCTGCTGCCTGACCATGTCTATCCCCAGGCCGTTATCTTGTAGCAATAAACACAAATATCCCTCTGAAAATACTGTTTTAATCTTAATTTTCAATCCCCGCTCCAGGCTTCTGTACTTTATGGCGTTGGTGATCAGGTTGAAAAGAATGCTGTGCACATAACTTTTTACGCCCAGCACCAGGGTGCCCCCAGAAAAATCCACTTCAAAATAAGCGTGGCTGCTCTGTAATTGGCTGGCGAGACTTTCCCGCACGTGGGCCAGGATATGCTGTAGGTCTACCGTTTCCAGGACCTTTTGCGTCTGGCTTCTGATGGTAAGTATCTCGTTGAGGTCTTTGATGGTAGCATCCAGGCGCTGGCTGGTCCGTTCCAATTTATTAATCAAAACCGGATTGATGGGGTCTTGCAGGTTGTCTCTGTTGTACAGGCTGGTAAGGCCCACAATATTGGCCACCGGTGCCCGCAAATTATGAGAGACAATGTACGCGAACTGCTGCAAATGCTCATTCTGCCGTACCGTTTCCTCAATAAGGCTGTTGCGCTCTTCCTCAGCCTGCTTGCGGGCACTTATATCTTTTACAGAGATAAAGCAGTAGTTGTCATCCTCAAACAGAAAGTGGTTTAAGTGGAGCTCTACGGGTAAAAGCTGCCCAGACTTGCCTTTAAAAACCGTTTCATGAGACAGGGCTTTGTCATTCTCCTTCCATTTCCATACCTCTGCCTTAAAGTTATGGTCCACTTCCAGAATGGACAGCGTGAGCAACTCTTCTTTGGTGTAACCCAATAAGCTGCAGGCAGCAGCATTGGCCCGCATAATGGAACCGTCTGCCCTGGTCCACAAAAAAGCCTCTGCCGCCCTTTCCACTGAAAAATCTGAGAACTGCAGTTTTTGCTCGGCGGCTTTTCGTTTACTGATGTCTATGAGACTGCCGTCTAGCCTACTGATGCGGCCGTTCTGGTCTAAGGTTGCCGCGCATTGGATCAATTGCCACCGTTCCCCCTTGTTGGCGGTTAAAAACCGGCACTCCACCTGAAAATGATTGGGCGTTGATTTTAACCTCGGAAGGAATCTCTTGAATATCTGCCGATCCTCAGGATGTATGATTTTAAACCACAACCCTTTGTCCTGGTAAAACTCCTCTGGCGAGTAACCTAAGTTGGATTCGCACTGCGGGCTTACGTAGACGGGCTCCAGTTCTTCATTGAGCGTGAAAACAATTTCCTCAATATTCTTTAAAATGGATTGCGCCAGTAACTCTGCCGCCTGCAACTGCTGCTCCGTTCTTTTACGCGCGCTTAGGTCATGAATCACTACTAGGCGGCGCCCCCGGCCCTCATGCTCTGGAAGCGTGTGTGAAGCCACCTCTACGTATAGTCTTTTGCCGTCCTTGGTGGTATGCACCCATTCGCCGGCTCTGTTATAAGCCGTTCTACCTTTATTTAAGACTTCCTCCAGAGCTGCCAGTTCTTCTTTGGGCCTAATGTCCATGATGGACTTCTGCAGAAACTCCTGCTCTGAGTAGCCATACAGCTCTATGGCCGCATGGTTCACCATCAAAAAACGGTAGGTTTCTGTGTCAAACACCCACATGGGTAATGGGTTGTTCTCAAATAATAAGCGGTATGGATGCTCTGGCGTCAAAACAGTTAATTGGTACTCAAGCTTATAGCAAGTGTAAAAGCCAAGGGGGGATTT
The nucleotide sequence above comes from Nibribacter ruber. Encoded proteins:
- a CDS encoding YqaE/Pmp3 family membrane protein yields the protein MNIKKLLHFVWILVVGQMLFSCSSAEYYKFAPMKGDAYSKAATKPAPEAPAPEQVAATPAPEVQAEPVLEASAAAPTPVLLEKKHFAKPAVSAPAQTGATVKAEELSKAEAVALVKDRVASMTKVEKANLEKEVKTALRAGQATNIIEIIFAILIPPLGVFLHEGELNTRFWVSVLLTLLFVIPGIIYALLVVTDSI
- the treF gene encoding alpha,alpha-trehalase TreF, which codes for MSHFTHKRLKGNFAVLLFWLFFVGAQGLVFGQYKPYQDLGPLFEDVQLSGLFPDSKTFPDCIPLAPPTQIAQAYQREKSLPGFDLKRFVMQYFKLPTEPTTHFKSDPKASVEEHIQALWPVLTRRPVPEQSSLLPLPHAYVVPGGRFREIYYWDSYFTMLGLQVSGQTELIQNMVDNFTHLIQTTGHIPNGNRSYYLSRSQPPFYALMLRVLAQEKGKSILKQYAPALQKEYDFWMAGSQELSAQNPAARRVVRMPNGVLLNRYWDDDPSPRPEAYKEDVAVAKASDRNPQQVYRHLRAAAESGWDFSSRWFGDGQGLETIETTDFIPLDLNALLYHLEMTLAEMAQLNGDKAEARAFMQKAKNRKQALLQYCWNAQEKFFYDYNWVKNRQSTAATLAAAFPLYFCMATKEQAAGVAQKLARDFLQTGGLRTTLVHTGQQWDAPNGWAPLQWISIQGLRAYRKNELADTITARWVHQNLAVFKETGKLTEKYNVEKAGQEGGGGEYPNQDGFGWTNGVLLRLLKDGTFKRK
- a CDS encoding potassium channel family protein — translated: MRYIVIGLGYFGSSLSMKLTDMGHEVIAVDKDLAKVEMYKDRVTHTVALDASDAQAISTLPVADTDVVLVGIGEDFGASVMATAIFKQLGVKRLMSRAISPLHQTVLEAIGVDQIIRPEQESAERLAKKLEMRGVIDSFDLSEDYNIIEATVPEKYAGMTIAETDFRARYQVNVLTILRNQETRNMFGRSHLKPKVMGVVTGNTIFEAGDILVVFGKIQDIDRLLHE
- a CDS encoding TrkH family potassium uptake protein — its product is MPPKKKVHSSLIVTLQQLPWLAEAIDRFLLYMSVLGLLVFLYEVGFRELAAGEEVLLHNFYHGFFLVVLVSLILRMFLLLKKGVRRPSLIFEGILLAFMVLALVVRFFLDNSLTRTHSLLHFFDSDHLVYLIIFYVFLVELSKKTLLFYRSALNPAQLFVLSFLFLIALGTGLLLLPQATYQSISFIDALFIATSAVCVTGLVSVDPATVFTPTGQAIVLLLIQVGGLGIMTFASFFGIFFQGSSIKSALFMKDWLSEDNLGQITRTLFKIIAFTLVVEAIGAFLVFLCLQDLPATAIPEKVSFSIFHAISAFCNAGFSTLSLGLYDPIIRQNYSLQLVIALLIIFGGLGFPIVFNTFRYLRYHLNRIYSRVLFKKKLDHKARLLNINTLLVLITTAVLLVVGTVLYFLLEKENTLAEHSLYGKVVGAFFGAVTPRTAGFNTVNLAALSAPTILLYLLLMWIGASPASVGGGIKTSTFAIAILNIISLAKGKDRVEVFRRELPQESIHKAFAVILLSLLVIGLAVFLVTLFDPQLELTAVAFESFSAFATVGLTVGITSLLSVPSKVVIICAMFLGRVGTLTLLVGLLQKVKTLRYRYPKETIIIT
- a CDS encoding sll1863 family stress response protein, with amino-acid sequence MDTYNLKPENMRAPEHLNQEEAKKSLEELDAKIKVLKGRANATTADANHTYHEHIAALEAKRGLIAQKLEGSNHTTTDSTWQEIKNGLEDLSDSIKKLF
- a CDS encoding response regulator, coding for MNNYHRVFLIDDDEIHNFLCESVIRNHKFADEVFSFLWAEEALKALAKIVQESPEKFPEIIFLDINMPGMDGWEFIEEYRKLPKELTDKCNLFVLSSAVDKKDITYARSLSEVRDFFSKPLTTEILHIISEVYAPE
- a CDS encoding PAS domain S-box protein, with the protein product MTPEHPYRLLFENNPLPMWVFDTETYRFLMVNHAAIELYGYSEQEFLQKSIMDIRPKEELAALEEVLNKGRTAYNRAGEWVHTTKDGKRLYVEVASHTLPEHEGRGRRLVVIHDLSARKRTEQQLQAAELLAQSILKNIEEIVFTLNEELEPVYVSPQCESNLGYSPEEFYQDKGLWFKIIHPEDRQIFKRFLPRLKSTPNHFQVECRFLTANKGERWQLIQCAATLDQNGRISRLDGSLIDISKRKAAEQKLQFSDFSVERAAEAFLWTRADGSIMRANAAACSLLGYTKEELLTLSILEVDHNFKAEVWKWKENDKALSHETVFKGKSGQLLPVELHLNHFLFEDDNYCFISVKDISARKQAEEERNSLIEETVRQNEHLQQFAYIVSHNLRAPVANIVGLTSLYNRDNLQDPINPVLINKLERTSQRLDATIKDLNEILTIRSQTQKVLETVDLQHILAHVRESLASQLQSSHAYFEVDFSGGTLVLGVKSYVHSILFNLITNAIKYRSLERGLKIKIKTVFSEGYLCLLLQDNGLGIDMVRQQHKVFGLYRRFHPHIEGKGLGLHMSKTQVESIGGWIDVDSTVDQGSTFKVYFQAHPRNEQLSSGISN